A window from Miscanthus floridulus cultivar M001 unplaced genomic scaffold, ASM1932011v1 os_1935, whole genome shotgun sequence encodes these proteins:
- the LOC136534435 gene encoding uncharacterized protein: MEVPTLVPHKALKVNPSSTAHWVAEAQATLQPDAASARADQKELATQGGAAEVAPTQMGEGALPPHEGEAHEPDEGKVPSVAEATEVEAPRVSEAKAMEAGAPRTAEATAAGAGAPATTEAMMMEAGALGTTKADVITSRDDPKGEPLFTLEDAAEGGRWDTFEQYRQLAEQSLQTALSVVADDLLGVAQDQLQRQKGLLAGANELLAVRSVEVEDLRLHCANAKVEVAMAQDQVAPLAARVKELEEELTCVAELGREASRVAEASRVEAQRLKEKAEASQVEAQRGKEKAEASQVEA, encoded by the exons atggaggtgcctaccttggtgcCCCACAAAGCGCTCAAGGTGAACcctagctccaccgcccactgggtggcggaggcgcaagccaccCTACAACCTGacgcggcatcggcgagggccgaccaaAAGGAgctggccacccaaggaggggctgccgaggtggCCCCGACACAGATGGGGGAGGGGGCGCTTCCACCCCATGAGGGTGAGGCCCATGAGCCAGATGAGGGCAAGGTGCCCTCAGTTGCTGAGGCCACAGAGGTCGAGGCCCCCAGGGTCTCTGAGGCCAAGGCGATGGAGGCCGGGGCACCTAGGACCGCCGAGGCCACAGCAGCGGGCGCCGGAGCCCCCGCGACCACTGAGGCCATGATGATGGAGGCCGGAGCCCTCGGGACCACCAAGGCCGATGTGATCACG agccgcgatgaccctaagggggagcctctgtttacccttgaggacgcagccgagggcgggcgctgggacacctttgaGCAATACCGTCAGCTGGCAGAGCAGTCACTacagacggcgctgtccgtggtggccgatgatCTGCTCGGGGTCGCCCAG gaccagctccagcggcagaagggcctgcttgctGGCGCCAATGAACTTCTGGCGGTGCGGAGcgtggaggtagaggacctccgccttcattgTGCCAATGCGAAGGTCGAGGTGGCCATGGCCCAGGACCaggtcgcccctctggcggcgcgggtcaaggagttggaggaggagctgacctgcGTGGCCG AGCTAGGGAGAGAAGCTTCCAGGGTGgctgaggcttctcgggtcgaggcccagcgcctgaaggagaaggctgaggcatctcaggtcgaggcccagcgtGGGAAGGAGAAAGCTGAGGCTTCTCAGGTCGAGGCCTGA